In Bombus vancouverensis nearcticus chromosome 1, iyBomVanc1_principal, whole genome shotgun sequence, a single genomic region encodes these proteins:
- the LOC117158697 gene encoding uncharacterized protein LOC117158697 isoform X2, which produces MDATIERECSALGGLFQQIITDMKNGAPLWEDLISKATKLHSCLRAAILAISAYLETFQKIADAATSARGATKEIGTALTRICLRHKAVETRMKSFTSAIMDCLVLPLQEKLEDWKKSLINLDKEHAKEYKKAKAELRKRSTDTLRLQKKKARKGHHLQGQTQGHGTLSGDIELNRMLESSAAVVQEKRLSLEETERKAVRAALLEERGRYCLLARFLKPVLDEEIAMLMELTHLQEVSDQLQRHAASPHHLPPASEQVITDIKGCDVTQWSLATPPSSPSLSLGSRKSSMCSISSLTSSSSGSCKSHPSPSGHPWHRSLSQSVGVRPSSISGMMTLRHLVNGSSRDSGFTSQDTLYTQPISEHQETSVQYDRQNQNTINERPHTISSAYEKGHQRPALSVYTFQAPDNSSCCHSQPASPVSSSSSCSSSNQQASRVQLRRNNGSHRPPIPNRCSSLERPTVPVKNEPPGSPRGKPKLPLPAHLAKELATHQLQQPMYVNMHELANLAASRAQEMQLPLPPPPASLSAPGTEKTEITEKDGGSQTSESSIESSSGYGSQTTIPHSHSLHNPTENAWNVPGAVSTLTVRRGSMQQVNKPPPPTRRTSTIITATFNNPSAGSNDERTDNTCDETENLPPPPAFLLEGSSPTASPTPQRSISVSETVRTLTELRHTPASPSLLRKATGQAQSHNNASATLPHNAVLQVTRSSVERSCAAIRSASQERNSNTTQITTVNTGVNIQGQGPGGVGQSFMAVLSAKLINSTGNNATSGNNTNSSPKSTRKHSIEQQISKNSKTPSGFLETLNAKLAQQQQNLQGNNTTSRSASVRRIMGNRVPIMDPLQVRDSLMDQIRKGTSLRKTSGPINDRSAPKIY; this is translated from the exons ATGGATGCAACAATTGAGAGAGAGTGCAGTGCTTTGGGTGGCCTCTTTCAACAGATTATAACTGACATGAAG aaTGGAGCACCATTATGGGAAGATTTAATTTCAAAAGCAACCAAATTACATTCTTGCCTaag GGCTGCTATTTTAGCTATTTCTGCATATCTTGAAACCTTTCAAAAAATTGCTGATGCTGCAACTAGTGCAAGAG gTGCAACAAAAGAAATTGGAACTGCTTTAACCCGGATATGTCTTAGACATAAAGCAGTAGAAACACGAATGAAATCATTTACTAG TGCTATTATGGATTGCTTGGTGTTGCCTCTTCAAGAAAAAttagaagattggaaaaaatcTTTAATAAATTTAGATAAAGAACATGCTAAAG AATATAAAAAAGCAAAAGCAGAATTAAGAAAGCGATCTACTGATACATTACGTTTGCaaaagaaaaaagcacgaaAAGGTCATCATTTACAAGGACAGACACAAGGGCATGGAACATTATCAGGTGATATTGAATTGAATCGAATGCTAGAATCTTCAGCTGCTGTTGTTCAAGAAAAACGGCTAAGTTTAGAAGAAACGGAAAGAAAAGCCGTTCGCGCGGCTTTACTCGAAGAAAGGGGCAGATATTGTCTTCTTGCCAGATTTTTGAAACCAGTACTT GATGAAGAAATTGCAATGCTAATGGAACTGACACACTTGCAAGAGGTTTCTGATCAATTACAACGACATGCAGCCTCTCCACATCATTTACCTCCTGCATCAGAGCAAGTAATAACAGATATAAAAGGTTGCGATGTAACACAGTGGTCACTTGCTACGCCGCCCTCAAGTCCTTCTCTGTCACTTGGGTCAAGAAAAAGTTCAATGTGTTCAATTAGTTCTTTGACTAGTAGCAGCAGTGGCTCTTGTAAAAGTCATCCAAGTCCATCTGGACACCCTTGGCACAGATCACTTTCTCAG TCTGTCGGTGTCAGGCCCTCCAGCATCAGTGGTATGATGACACTACGCCACTTGGTAAATGGTAGTTCCCGTGACTCTGGCTTCACTTCTCAGGACACGTTATACACACAACCAATCTCTGAACATCAG GAAACATCAGTTCAGTATGATAGGCAAAATCAAAACACAATCAACGAACGACCGCACACGATTTCTTCTg CTTATGAAAAAGGCCATCAAAGACCAGCACTCAGTGTCTACACATTCCAAGCTCCAGATAATAGTAGCTGTTGTCATAGTCAACCCGCTTCTCcagtttcttcttcctcttcatgTTCTTCCTCTAATCAACAAGCATCTAGAGTACAATTGCGTAGAAATAATGGTAGTCATCGCCCTCCTATACCAAACAGATGTTCCAGTTTAGAGCGACCAACAGTTCCAGTAAAAAATGAACCTCCTGGAAGTCCTAGAGGGAAACCTAAGTTACCACTTCCAGCACACTTAGCAAAAG AATTAGCAACTCATCAACTTCAACAACCAATGTATGTGAACATGCACGAATTAGCAAATTTAGCTGCAAGTCGCGCTCAAGAGATGCAGTTACCTTTACCACCACCTCCTGCTTCATTATCAGCACCAGGAACTGAAAAG actGAAATTACGGAAAAAGATGGTGGAAGTCAAACATCAGAATCTAGTATTGAATCTAGCAGTGGATATGGAAGTCAAACTACTATACCACATTCTCATTCACTTCATAATCCAACTGAAAATGCATGGAATGTACCTGGTGCTGTATCTACTTTAACGGTCCGTAGAGGATCGATGCAGCAAGTGAATAAACCTCCACCACCAACAAGACGAACGTCTACTATTATAACTGCTACATTCAATAATCCTTCAGCAGGTTCTAACGATGAACGCACTGATAATACTTGCGACGAAACTGAAAATCTTCCTCCCCCGCCAGCGTTTTTGTTAGAAGGTTCTTCACCTACAGCTAGTCCTACTCCTCAACG ATCTATCTCAGTGTCGGAAACAGTAAGGACTCTTACAGAGTTACGTCATACACCTGCTAGTCCATCTCTTTTACGGAAAGCTACAGGACAAGCACAGTCGCATAACAATGCGTCTGCTACATTACCACATAATGCTGTGTTGCAAGTAACTCGATCATCTGTTGAACGTTCATGTGCAGCCATTCGTTCAGCTTCTCAAGAACGTAATTCAAATACTACACAAATAACTACTGTCAATACAGGTGTAAATATTCAAGGGCAAGGTCCGGGAGGGGTTGGCCAAAGTTTTATGGCGGTTCTCAGTGCTAAGCTCATTAACAGTACAGGTAATAATGCTACAAGTGGTAACAATACGAATAGTAGTCCCAAATCTACCAGAAAGCACTCCATTGAACAGCAGATAAGCAAAAATTCTAAAACACCATCTGGTTTTCTCGAGACTTTGAATGCTAAATTAGCGCAACAACAGCAAAACTTGCAAGGAAATAATACAACGAGTAGATCCGCAAGCGTAAGACGCATAATGGGTAATCGTGTACCCATTATGGATCCTTTACAAGTCAGGGATTCTCTCATGGATCAAATACGAAAAGGTACCTCTTTAAGGAAAACCAGTGGTCCCATTAACGATCGTTCAGCACCTAAAATTTATTGA
- the LOC117158697 gene encoding uncharacterized protein LOC117158697 isoform X3, translating to MDATIERECSALGGLFQQIITDMKNGAPLWEDLISKATKLHSCLRAAILAISAYLETFQKIADAATSARGATKEIGTALTRICLRHKAVETRMKSFTSAIMDCLVLPLQEKLEDWKKSLINLDKEHAKEYKKAKAELRKRSTDTLRLQKKKARKGHHLQGQTQGHGTLSGDIELNRMLESSAAVVQEKRLSLEETERKAVRAALLEERGRYCLLARFLKPVLDEEIAMLMELTHLQEVSDQLQRHAASPHHLPPASEQVITDIKGCDVTQWSLATPPSSPSLSLGSRKSSMCSISSLTSSSSGSCKSHPSPSGHPWHRSLSQVSNVSSQTNQNTGCTTTRPVTTATWPDLQETSVQYDRQNQNTINERPHTISSAYEKGHQRPALSVYTFQAPDNSSCCHSQPASPVSSSSSCSSSNQQASRVQLRRNNGSHRPPIPNRCSSLERPTVPVKNEPPGSPRGKPKLPLPAHLAKELATHQLQQPMYVNMHELANLAASRAQEMQLPLPPPPASLSAPGTEKTEITEKDGGSQTSESSIESSSGYGSQTTIPHSHSLHNPTENAWNVPGAVSTLTVRRGSMQQVNKPPPPTRRTSTIITATFNNPSAGSNDERTDNTCDETENLPPPPAFLLEGSSPTASPTPQRSISVSETVRTLTELRHTPASPSLLRKATGQAQSHNNASATLPHNAVLQVTRSSVERSCAAIRSASQERNSNTTQITTVNTGVNIQGQGPGGVGQSFMAVLSAKLINSTGNNATSGNNTNSSPKSTRKHSIEQQISKNSKTPSGFLETLNAKLAQQQQNLQGNNTTSRSASVRRIMGNRVPIMDPLQVRDSLMDQIRKGTSLRKTSGPINDRSAPKIY from the exons ATGGATGCAACAATTGAGAGAGAGTGCAGTGCTTTGGGTGGCCTCTTTCAACAGATTATAACTGACATGAAG aaTGGAGCACCATTATGGGAAGATTTAATTTCAAAAGCAACCAAATTACATTCTTGCCTaag GGCTGCTATTTTAGCTATTTCTGCATATCTTGAAACCTTTCAAAAAATTGCTGATGCTGCAACTAGTGCAAGAG gTGCAACAAAAGAAATTGGAACTGCTTTAACCCGGATATGTCTTAGACATAAAGCAGTAGAAACACGAATGAAATCATTTACTAG TGCTATTATGGATTGCTTGGTGTTGCCTCTTCAAGAAAAAttagaagattggaaaaaatcTTTAATAAATTTAGATAAAGAACATGCTAAAG AATATAAAAAAGCAAAAGCAGAATTAAGAAAGCGATCTACTGATACATTACGTTTGCaaaagaaaaaagcacgaaAAGGTCATCATTTACAAGGACAGACACAAGGGCATGGAACATTATCAGGTGATATTGAATTGAATCGAATGCTAGAATCTTCAGCTGCTGTTGTTCAAGAAAAACGGCTAAGTTTAGAAGAAACGGAAAGAAAAGCCGTTCGCGCGGCTTTACTCGAAGAAAGGGGCAGATATTGTCTTCTTGCCAGATTTTTGAAACCAGTACTT GATGAAGAAATTGCAATGCTAATGGAACTGACACACTTGCAAGAGGTTTCTGATCAATTACAACGACATGCAGCCTCTCCACATCATTTACCTCCTGCATCAGAGCAAGTAATAACAGATATAAAAGGTTGCGATGTAACACAGTGGTCACTTGCTACGCCGCCCTCAAGTCCTTCTCTGTCACTTGGGTCAAGAAAAAGTTCAATGTGTTCAATTAGTTCTTTGACTAGTAGCAGCAGTGGCTCTTGTAAAAGTCATCCAAGTCCATCTGGACACCCTTGGCACAGATCACTTTCTCAG GTATCAAATGTGTCTTCTCAAACTAATCAAAATACTGGTTGTACTACAACAAGACCTGTAACTACTGCTACTTGGCCTGACTTGCAGGAAACATCAGTTCAGTATGATAGGCAAAATCAAAACACAATCAACGAACGACCGCACACGATTTCTTCTg CTTATGAAAAAGGCCATCAAAGACCAGCACTCAGTGTCTACACATTCCAAGCTCCAGATAATAGTAGCTGTTGTCATAGTCAACCCGCTTCTCcagtttcttcttcctcttcatgTTCTTCCTCTAATCAACAAGCATCTAGAGTACAATTGCGTAGAAATAATGGTAGTCATCGCCCTCCTATACCAAACAGATGTTCCAGTTTAGAGCGACCAACAGTTCCAGTAAAAAATGAACCTCCTGGAAGTCCTAGAGGGAAACCTAAGTTACCACTTCCAGCACACTTAGCAAAAG AATTAGCAACTCATCAACTTCAACAACCAATGTATGTGAACATGCACGAATTAGCAAATTTAGCTGCAAGTCGCGCTCAAGAGATGCAGTTACCTTTACCACCACCTCCTGCTTCATTATCAGCACCAGGAACTGAAAAG actGAAATTACGGAAAAAGATGGTGGAAGTCAAACATCAGAATCTAGTATTGAATCTAGCAGTGGATATGGAAGTCAAACTACTATACCACATTCTCATTCACTTCATAATCCAACTGAAAATGCATGGAATGTACCTGGTGCTGTATCTACTTTAACGGTCCGTAGAGGATCGATGCAGCAAGTGAATAAACCTCCACCACCAACAAGACGAACGTCTACTATTATAACTGCTACATTCAATAATCCTTCAGCAGGTTCTAACGATGAACGCACTGATAATACTTGCGACGAAACTGAAAATCTTCCTCCCCCGCCAGCGTTTTTGTTAGAAGGTTCTTCACCTACAGCTAGTCCTACTCCTCAACG ATCTATCTCAGTGTCGGAAACAGTAAGGACTCTTACAGAGTTACGTCATACACCTGCTAGTCCATCTCTTTTACGGAAAGCTACAGGACAAGCACAGTCGCATAACAATGCGTCTGCTACATTACCACATAATGCTGTGTTGCAAGTAACTCGATCATCTGTTGAACGTTCATGTGCAGCCATTCGTTCAGCTTCTCAAGAACGTAATTCAAATACTACACAAATAACTACTGTCAATACAGGTGTAAATATTCAAGGGCAAGGTCCGGGAGGGGTTGGCCAAAGTTTTATGGCGGTTCTCAGTGCTAAGCTCATTAACAGTACAGGTAATAATGCTACAAGTGGTAACAATACGAATAGTAGTCCCAAATCTACCAGAAAGCACTCCATTGAACAGCAGATAAGCAAAAATTCTAAAACACCATCTGGTTTTCTCGAGACTTTGAATGCTAAATTAGCGCAACAACAGCAAAACTTGCAAGGAAATAATACAACGAGTAGATCCGCAAGCGTAAGACGCATAATGGGTAATCGTGTACCCATTATGGATCCTTTACAAGTCAGGGATTCTCTCATGGATCAAATACGAAAAGGTACCTCTTTAAGGAAAACCAGTGGTCCCATTAACGATCGTTCAGCACCTAAAATTTATTGA
- the LOC117158697 gene encoding uncharacterized protein LOC117158697 isoform X1 → MDATIERECSALGGLFQQIITDMKNGAPLWEDLISKATKLHSCLRAAILAISAYLETFQKIADAATSARGATKEIGTALTRICLRHKAVETRMKSFTSAIMDCLVLPLQEKLEDWKKSLINLDKEHAKEYKKAKAELRKRSTDTLRLQKKKARKGHHLQGQTQGHGTLSGDIELNRMLESSAAVVQEKRLSLEETERKAVRAALLEERGRYCLLARFLKPVLDEEIAMLMELTHLQEVSDQLQRHAASPHHLPPASEQVITDIKGCDVTQWSLATPPSSPSLSLGSRKSSMCSISSLTSSSSGSCKSHPSPSGHPWHRSLSQSVGVRPSSISGMMTLRHLVNGSSRDSGFTSQDTLYTQPISEHQVSNVSSQTNQNTGCTTTRPVTTATWPDLQETSVQYDRQNQNTINERPHTISSAYEKGHQRPALSVYTFQAPDNSSCCHSQPASPVSSSSSCSSSNQQASRVQLRRNNGSHRPPIPNRCSSLERPTVPVKNEPPGSPRGKPKLPLPAHLAKELATHQLQQPMYVNMHELANLAASRAQEMQLPLPPPPASLSAPGTEKTEITEKDGGSQTSESSIESSSGYGSQTTIPHSHSLHNPTENAWNVPGAVSTLTVRRGSMQQVNKPPPPTRRTSTIITATFNNPSAGSNDERTDNTCDETENLPPPPAFLLEGSSPTASPTPQRSISVSETVRTLTELRHTPASPSLLRKATGQAQSHNNASATLPHNAVLQVTRSSVERSCAAIRSASQERNSNTTQITTVNTGVNIQGQGPGGVGQSFMAVLSAKLINSTGNNATSGNNTNSSPKSTRKHSIEQQISKNSKTPSGFLETLNAKLAQQQQNLQGNNTTSRSASVRRIMGNRVPIMDPLQVRDSLMDQIRKGTSLRKTSGPINDRSAPKIY, encoded by the exons ATGGATGCAACAATTGAGAGAGAGTGCAGTGCTTTGGGTGGCCTCTTTCAACAGATTATAACTGACATGAAG aaTGGAGCACCATTATGGGAAGATTTAATTTCAAAAGCAACCAAATTACATTCTTGCCTaag GGCTGCTATTTTAGCTATTTCTGCATATCTTGAAACCTTTCAAAAAATTGCTGATGCTGCAACTAGTGCAAGAG gTGCAACAAAAGAAATTGGAACTGCTTTAACCCGGATATGTCTTAGACATAAAGCAGTAGAAACACGAATGAAATCATTTACTAG TGCTATTATGGATTGCTTGGTGTTGCCTCTTCAAGAAAAAttagaagattggaaaaaatcTTTAATAAATTTAGATAAAGAACATGCTAAAG AATATAAAAAAGCAAAAGCAGAATTAAGAAAGCGATCTACTGATACATTACGTTTGCaaaagaaaaaagcacgaaAAGGTCATCATTTACAAGGACAGACACAAGGGCATGGAACATTATCAGGTGATATTGAATTGAATCGAATGCTAGAATCTTCAGCTGCTGTTGTTCAAGAAAAACGGCTAAGTTTAGAAGAAACGGAAAGAAAAGCCGTTCGCGCGGCTTTACTCGAAGAAAGGGGCAGATATTGTCTTCTTGCCAGATTTTTGAAACCAGTACTT GATGAAGAAATTGCAATGCTAATGGAACTGACACACTTGCAAGAGGTTTCTGATCAATTACAACGACATGCAGCCTCTCCACATCATTTACCTCCTGCATCAGAGCAAGTAATAACAGATATAAAAGGTTGCGATGTAACACAGTGGTCACTTGCTACGCCGCCCTCAAGTCCTTCTCTGTCACTTGGGTCAAGAAAAAGTTCAATGTGTTCAATTAGTTCTTTGACTAGTAGCAGCAGTGGCTCTTGTAAAAGTCATCCAAGTCCATCTGGACACCCTTGGCACAGATCACTTTCTCAG TCTGTCGGTGTCAGGCCCTCCAGCATCAGTGGTATGATGACACTACGCCACTTGGTAAATGGTAGTTCCCGTGACTCTGGCTTCACTTCTCAGGACACGTTATACACACAACCAATCTCTGAACATCAG GTATCAAATGTGTCTTCTCAAACTAATCAAAATACTGGTTGTACTACAACAAGACCTGTAACTACTGCTACTTGGCCTGACTTGCAGGAAACATCAGTTCAGTATGATAGGCAAAATCAAAACACAATCAACGAACGACCGCACACGATTTCTTCTg CTTATGAAAAAGGCCATCAAAGACCAGCACTCAGTGTCTACACATTCCAAGCTCCAGATAATAGTAGCTGTTGTCATAGTCAACCCGCTTCTCcagtttcttcttcctcttcatgTTCTTCCTCTAATCAACAAGCATCTAGAGTACAATTGCGTAGAAATAATGGTAGTCATCGCCCTCCTATACCAAACAGATGTTCCAGTTTAGAGCGACCAACAGTTCCAGTAAAAAATGAACCTCCTGGAAGTCCTAGAGGGAAACCTAAGTTACCACTTCCAGCACACTTAGCAAAAG AATTAGCAACTCATCAACTTCAACAACCAATGTATGTGAACATGCACGAATTAGCAAATTTAGCTGCAAGTCGCGCTCAAGAGATGCAGTTACCTTTACCACCACCTCCTGCTTCATTATCAGCACCAGGAACTGAAAAG actGAAATTACGGAAAAAGATGGTGGAAGTCAAACATCAGAATCTAGTATTGAATCTAGCAGTGGATATGGAAGTCAAACTACTATACCACATTCTCATTCACTTCATAATCCAACTGAAAATGCATGGAATGTACCTGGTGCTGTATCTACTTTAACGGTCCGTAGAGGATCGATGCAGCAAGTGAATAAACCTCCACCACCAACAAGACGAACGTCTACTATTATAACTGCTACATTCAATAATCCTTCAGCAGGTTCTAACGATGAACGCACTGATAATACTTGCGACGAAACTGAAAATCTTCCTCCCCCGCCAGCGTTTTTGTTAGAAGGTTCTTCACCTACAGCTAGTCCTACTCCTCAACG ATCTATCTCAGTGTCGGAAACAGTAAGGACTCTTACAGAGTTACGTCATACACCTGCTAGTCCATCTCTTTTACGGAAAGCTACAGGACAAGCACAGTCGCATAACAATGCGTCTGCTACATTACCACATAATGCTGTGTTGCAAGTAACTCGATCATCTGTTGAACGTTCATGTGCAGCCATTCGTTCAGCTTCTCAAGAACGTAATTCAAATACTACACAAATAACTACTGTCAATACAGGTGTAAATATTCAAGGGCAAGGTCCGGGAGGGGTTGGCCAAAGTTTTATGGCGGTTCTCAGTGCTAAGCTCATTAACAGTACAGGTAATAATGCTACAAGTGGTAACAATACGAATAGTAGTCCCAAATCTACCAGAAAGCACTCCATTGAACAGCAGATAAGCAAAAATTCTAAAACACCATCTGGTTTTCTCGAGACTTTGAATGCTAAATTAGCGCAACAACAGCAAAACTTGCAAGGAAATAATACAACGAGTAGATCCGCAAGCGTAAGACGCATAATGGGTAATCGTGTACCCATTATGGATCCTTTACAAGTCAGGGATTCTCTCATGGATCAAATACGAAAAGGTACCTCTTTAAGGAAAACCAGTGGTCCCATTAACGATCGTTCAGCACCTAAAATTTATTGA